Proteins encoded within one genomic window of Paramisgurnus dabryanus chromosome 13, PD_genome_1.1, whole genome shotgun sequence:
- the LOC135743482 gene encoding LOW QUALITY PROTEIN: myocardin (The sequence of the model RefSeq protein was modified relative to this genomic sequence to represent the inferred CDS: deleted 1 base in 1 codon): MTLLASERSLLIRNKFRSVLQLRIQNRRQQTELNAESGTKTSVPDKVGEKNVNNGTHKTDDGTAQKSPPSGMTAQSVPDRGYGGAHKQKKARLAEDLSEKIQRRPGPLELLQRHILPLENTPSLPSDVFEDDNCSSSSASPEQLGMHQSPGFSSSPELAGDQSLSEGSPVTTPISPNSVQQCRLALLPATECISQPMTMSVTGSNSISTTGKPKGMYMPSQTPPLLTAQPLAPPSHSILGGSLTSSRPPRPRKPRDSKPKMRKLKYHQYIPPDQRGGTGSGAGNTSQKSNNSQTPPTDSSYSHLVQQQQVFLQLQILNQQQQLTVTNSENQVKLSGSTPQSSPQPGTPSTNPSTPNTSPMHQAELLPSNLDDLTVSVLRQQLRKRGLPVSGTKPALLERLRPFQVPHPQLTPAPVCQLGVTLEPSHPASVNAIPNSVDTSANPTQMYIHPSGLAEQSLAGDGYLTSSSAGSSPSLHTSSPLVPSGATWRPCQDLEELNVELEMRERMRSRPREGANDTQLCGGSLHPFLQQDPGCTRGKPDTGGQEALLKYCIGDGKVNCCQLCDAIGQDFDLPMQITASPAQASPTVRSLEEELQEAIQRVQMDPTQSIDDILEDTIGCSDNTSLITDLQSATTVLSGSSPAPHLDQSQSTKRQKDDNFLSSPLCSSLLLELPPSPNNASNVGSTPAPLPPPPICTTPPSNSLSRKRRSEVPAFDPADWLESLTSGLHPLTPPAAPFLESDFGLDSDLNVNRVLDLMWSSGEERVKCVSVCACV, encoded by the exons TTCTGCAGTTGAGAATTCAGAATCGCAGACAGCAAACTGAACTCAATGCAGAGTCTG GAACAAAGACTTCTGTCCCTGATAAAGTTGGGGAAAAGAACGTCAACAATGGAACG CATAAGACAGATGATGGCACCGCTCAGAAGTCACCCCCTAGTGGCATGACAGCTCAATCTGTACCAG ACAGGGGTTATGGTGGTGCTCACAAGCAGAAGAAGGCTCGACTGGCTGAGGATCTGAGTGAGAAAATCCAGAGACGGCCTGGACCACTTGAACTCCTGCAGAGGCACATTTTGCCTCTAGAGAACA CTCCTTCACTTCCATCAGACGTCTTTGAAGATGACAACTGCTCTTCATCCTCTGCATCTCCCGAGCAACTCGGGATGCACCAATCACCTGGCTTCTCATCATCACCTGAGCTAGCAGGTGACCAGTCACTGAGTGAGGGGTCACCTGTTACTACGCCCATTAGCCCAAACAGTGTACAG CAGTGCAGGTTGGCGTTGCTCCCGGCAACCGAGTGCATCAGCCAGCCAATGACCATGTCTGTAACAGGGTCAAACTCTATATCAACAACCGGGAAACCCAAAGGGATGTACATGCCCTCTCAGACTCCACCACTGCTG ACAGCACAACCTCTAGCTCCACCATCTCATTCCATTCTGGGTGGGTCCTTAACCTCATCCCGCCCACCACGCCCACGAAAGCCTCGTGATTCAAAACCCAAAATGAGAAAGCTGAAATACCATCAATACATTCCCCCAGATCAGAGGGGTGGAACTGGGAGCGGAGCTGGGAACACTTCACAAAAGAGTAACAACAGTCAAACTCCGCCCACCGATTCTTCTTATTCCCACCTCGTGCAACAACAGCAGGTCTTCTTACAACTACAAATTCTTAACCAGCAACAACAGCTTACTGTGACAAACAG TGAGAACCAAGTGAAGCTTTCTGGAAGCACACCTCAAAGCTCTCCTCAGCCTGGAACACCATCGACAAACCCCTCCACCCCTAATACAAGTCCCATGCACCAGGCAGAGTTACTTCCATCAAACCTTGACGACCTAACT GTGTCAGTGCTCCGTCAACAGTTGCGCAAACGTGGACTTCCAGTGTCTGGCACCAAACCTGCGCTTCTGGAGAGACTCCGCCCTTTCCAGGTGCCCCACCCCCAATTAACCCCTGCACCAGTTTGTCAGCTTGGTGTCACACTAGAACCCTCTCACCCTGCCAGCGTCAACGCTATTCCCAACAGTGTGGACACCTCAGCAAACCCGACTCAGATGTACATCCATCCCTCGGGTTTAGCAGAACAAAGCTTGGCTGGAGACGGCTACCTCACTTCATCTTCTGCTGGCTCTAGTCCCAGCTTACATACATCGTCCCCTCTAGTGCCATCAGGTGCAACGTGGAGGCCATGCCAGGATTTAGAGGAGCTTAATGTGGAGCTAGAAATGAGAGAGAGGATGAGGAGCAGACCAAGAGAAGGAGCAAATGACACTCAG CTGTGTGGAGGTTCCTTACATCCTTTCCTGCAACAGGACCCTGGATGCACCAGAGGAAAACCAGACACAGGTGGCCAGGAAGCTCTTCTTAAGTACTGCATTGGTGATGGGAAG GTAAACTGCTGTCAGCTTTGCGATGCGATTGGTCAAGATTTTGATTTGCCCATGCAAATCACAGCTAGTCCAGCACAGGCATCGCCGACTGTTCGTAGTTTAGAGGAGGAGCTACAGGAGGCTATTCAGAGAGTGCAG ATGGACCCTACTCAATCCATAGATGACATTCTGGAGGATACTATTGGTTGCTCAG ATAACACTTCTCTCATCACAGATCTCCAATCAGCCACTACAGTCCTGTCAGGCTCCTCCCCCGCCCCACACCTTGACCAGTCACAGTCCACCAAGCGCCAGAAAGACGACAACTTTCTTTCCTCTCCGCTGTGCTCCTCGCTTCTTCTGGAGCTTCCTCCTTCACCTAACAACGCATCAAACGTTGGTTCAACCCCAgctcctctccctcctcctccaATCTGCACCACACCACCATCCAACTCACTGTCCAGGAAAAGAAGGTCAGAGGTTCCTGCTTTTGACCCTGCCGATTGGCTGGAGTCGTTGACTTCTGGCCTACACCCTCTCACACCTCCTGCCGCCCCATTTCTTGAGAGCGACTTCGGGCTTGACTCAGATCTGAACGTCAACAGAGTCCTCGACCTGATG TGGAGCAGTGGTGAGGAAAGGGTTAagtgtgtgtctgtatgtgCGTGTGTCTAA